From the Triticum urartu cultivar G1812 chromosome 4, Tu2.1, whole genome shotgun sequence genome, the window ACTGTTTTAAAACTTCTAATTATTTGATTTGTCCTAGCCAGGTACTACCTTCGTCCAGGTTTATTATGCCCTCCAACTTTGACTATGTAACTAGCTTGCTTCACGGTGGATACATGATTTGCATGCAACAGATCATCCCGTTATGATGGTTGAAGAACTGCACCCTGTCGCCATGCATCGATCTGGTCCAGTGAGCCTTGAGTAGAGATGATCTCTATCTATCTATTATATACGGGACTTTTAAGTTTGCCTCGAGACCTACATGGGTCATGGCGGAAAAAAAAGACAATGTAAGATGATCATATATGTGCATACGTGAAGCTGACATGCTAATTTCATGAAGGAGAATGGACTTGAGAGGCGATATGGATGGTTACCAGAAAATAGCTTTCTCCCATTTGCAGGCTCTGAATCAGAATGCCATAGTCGTTGACTGGGAGGAGGGTCCCGGTGGAGTGGAGGAGCACCACGTCCTGGCCAAACATGGCTCGCAAGTCTATTGGACCCCTCGGGACCTCCATTGGGACTCCGTTGATGAACACCGTGATCGCCGCTGGAATTAGCATGCAATCAGCCAGTCAATCAGAGGCGGCATACAACCCACTCAGAATAAGAATTCAACAACTTATTTGACGACAATATTATTAACAAGTAAAGATGCATGCATAAGCTAGCCAACCAAATTCTGATCGGTATTATAAATGTCAATGGTTCGGTACTACCGTTTACTCATGGTTGGGACCTCTCTATCATATGGGAAAATTACTAATATACCTAGATTCGATGATATCGCTATGTCATGAAAGCATGAGAAAACTTGAACATGATTTGTTCTATAGGCTAGTACCACTCCTCGAGAGTTGAGAAAAACATAAAAGGATAAATAATTTTTTTGATAAATGACCCTTTTGTTAACTCAAAATATAGCATCAAGCAGATACAAAGCAATTGAGCAACACACGGCCTCTGCATATTTAAGATGCATACATCCACACTTAAACAGTCTgactaaaataaaataaaaatgacataACGGCATTAGGAAAACCATAGAAGACCAACACTATGCCTATGCCAAAGTCGCACGATCTGAAGATTATGTTGCCACCTATATTGGATAAAAACCTCCACAGTGAAAGGATATAATAAGTAGTATTATCTGTTAGTAGCTTGCATGGACACTGTAACATATCTCTGCATGTATGCAAGCAAACATGAAGAGGCTGTCCAGCGTATATACCATTCCTTGTTTTAACCTAGAAGTACACTAAGTAATAGTGGTAGTATACCGttaaaagaagaaaaaaaagaaaaatcatGATCAAGTACATGTGCATGCATGCAGGAAATCCCAAGGTGGTAACTAATGTTCACTGTAAACGTTAATTATGTTCAACAAAGTGGGCATCACGTCCAACTGTATGATGCACATAAACATGTGTTAATTCCATCCGATGCATGTGACAGATGGAAGCTTAAGCGGATATACAAACAAGACACAGCGAAATAAATAAATATGAGGACGCGTGAATGCTCAAATTTGAAAATTACCCTATTCATTATGGAAAGCACCAAATTATAATAATAACATAAACACAATGAAGCCTCTAAAGGATTGAGAACAGACGTATGCCATGGTGGAGAGGACGACAGATGTATCATGTACTATGATCTTATGCACGGATAGACTAGGAAGTTGTAACTGAACTATATCCAAGGACTAAAGAACAAGTATATGTAAGGCAACCAAATAAAGTATGTCTCCAGAAGATCCAAGCTAGATCTCCTTGAATTCTGCATCTCACATAAATGTAGACAAACGAAACTGTAGGGTGAAATCAGCATTTCCATCGTCAAAAGTTCTTTTTGGATGTTTCATGCATATCCAGTAACAATTCTCGTCAGAAGTTCATAGATTGTCTTTTCAATGAAAATATTTGTAGAGGTGAGTGGATTTGTTACATGCATGAGATGAATCACATGAACCAACCGATTGAAGGGAGCAACCAAGTACGTAACTAAAATGATCGACAGTGCTCAACTCACCTGCCGGCAATTGGCACGAGTAGTACTGCTGCTGCACGGCGGTGTTCGGCGCCGCCGAGGAGGATCCGGCGGGGCTCCCAACGAATCCCATCTGACGCGAGATGGCGAAGAGATCGTCGCTGCCGCCGCTGTCGACGTCCGCCATCAGCCCTGACGCCAGCGGCGACGATGTCCCGCACGATGCCTGCAGGTACCCAACGCCGGCACCCGACACCCCCGCGACGTGCGCCGCGAAAGGCCCCAGCGACGAGCCTCCCGTGCTTCCAGACGAGGACGACGAGGTCGCCTGCTGCTCGTACTGGCTCGCGCCACCACCGATTGCCATGGGGTGAACGGAGCCGGTGCCGGATGGAAGACCGATGGTGGCGCTAGCAGCCGGCAAGCTATTGGCGGAGGAGGCTGCTGCTGCGGTGGCGGCCGCGGCGGCTGCGGCTTGCATCTGGCGCTGGCGGCGGCGTGAGCGTGAACGACGGTTCTGGAACCAGTAGAAGACGTTGGCGTCGCCGACGGCGCCGAAGCGCTCGAGCAGCTTGCGGATGCGGACGGTCTCGTCCTTGGGCGGGTTGACCATGCCGCTGTTGAAGATGGACTCGAGGATGAGTATCTGCTCCGGCTTGGGCGTCCACCGCGAGCGCACCGGCTCCCCCGC encodes:
- the LOC125553866 gene encoding WUSCHEL-related homeobox 6-like — encoded protein: MEGGSNSPDGQSSGGSPEERRSSGGRGAGEPVRSRWTPKPEQILILESIFNSGMVNPPKDETVRIRKLLERFGAVGDANVFYWFQNRRSRSRRRQRQMQAAAAAAATAAAASSANSLPAASATIGLPSGTGSVHPMAIGGGASQYEQQATSSSSSGSTGGSSLGPFAAHVAGVSGAGVGYLQASCGTSSPLASGLMADVDSGGSDDLFAISRQMGFVGSPAGSSSAAPNTAVQQQYYSCQLPAAAITVFINGVPMEVPRGPIDLRAMFGQDVVLLHSTGTLLPVNDYGILIQSLQMGESYFLVSRQT